In Cicer arietinum cultivar CDC Frontier isolate Library 1 chromosome 7, Cicar.CDCFrontier_v2.0, whole genome shotgun sequence, the genomic window TTGCTGCGCCAAGGGATTTCCTTGTTCCTACAGCATGGTTTGAAGATAAATCATATCCTGGATACACTATAGTGCAAAAGTTTGGTGGTGAACTATTTACTGCAGTACAAGATTTCTCTCCCTTCAATGTTGTTGCTTGGCATGGTAATTATGTTCCATATAAGGTATGTGTTGTACTCTTCTACAGTGTTCGAAGATAATGACTATTTACGGTtcatttaattttctaaaaGTTAAAGGGTTGGATAgcgcaaaaaaaaaacttgttttgaTGGTGCAATGAGCGCCGCTGCCCCATGAGGGACATTGTTATATGTGCCACCATCGTTCAGCACTGCACTCGTTAGTACTGTCACTCCCTCCACCTCAATGGCTCATTACTCTGTGCCTTCATTCAGACGATTCTCTTGTTGTGTTCAACGACAACTCTGCCTTTTCCACCACAAACTATAATCACTGGCTACCACCTCCTCCTCCTTTTGCCACCATAATAACCTCCAAACTCGCTAACTTTCTATCTTTCTCAGTTGCTTGAATTCTTTCTCGTAAATCGCCGCGAAACCGCGCATCAAACTCACACCTAATCGTGGAACATCTGAAACCTCCCCAGTATGAAATTAGGAAACTTTCTACCTTCTGAAGCCTACCTTGACGTAGTGCAACCCATTGAACTATACAGAGGACATTGTAGTAAATTTTATATTGCTATGTCCAGTGTATAAGCAAATAAAAAGAAATGCACCAAACAAATGACTCATCTACTTATACTGTAATGTGTCaatcctatttttttaaatgtagcaaataaatattatattgctATGTCCAGTTATAAACACAAAAAATGAAATGCACCAAACAAATGACTCATCTACTTATGCTGTAATGTGTCAATCCTATCCTTTAAAATGTagcaaataaatattatattatgtcCAGTGTATAAGCACatagtaaataaatttttgttgtttactgTTCTTTTCATCTGCAGTATGACCTAAGCAAATTCTGCCCTTATAATACAGCGCTGTATGATCACAGTGATCCATCAATTAATACTGGTAtgtaaattataaaaagaattttCCCATCCGGAAATTCTCCTGTTTatacttttttgtttgttaattaACTATTGTTTATGCTCAGTGTTGACAGCACCGACTGATAAACCTGGAGTGGCATTGCTTGATTTTGTCATTTTTCCACCGAGGTGGCTTGTTGCTGAGCATACCTTCCGGCCTCCATATTATCATCGCAATTGCATGAGTGAATTTATGGGTCTCATCCATGGTAACTATGAGGTACATTATATCAAAATTTGACTTCTCAACACTGTTCTCAAAAGCATTTATTGTTTGACAGATTAGTGCAAAATTTTGTAAACATGTATTTTTACAGGCAAAGGTTGATGGATTTCTTCCAGGCGGTGCAAGTCTTCATAACTGTATGACTCCCCATGGTCCGGATACCAAGTCGTATGAGGTATGCCTTTTCTGAACCATCAATTTGAGGCATTGAAATCATTCTTGTGCGTTCTGTTTTTCCATTCTCAGGAGTGAAAAACCTTGTTCTGTTTGTTCCCTTTGCTGATTTGGTTTATGCACCAAGGGAcaaaattgtgaattgttggatTCAATCTTTTGATATGTTTCTATGTTGTACAGGCCACCATTGCTCGCGGGGACAATGTTGGACCTCACAAGATCACCGACACACTGGCTTTTATGTTTGAATCGAGTTTGATTCCCCGTATCAGCCGATCGGCTCTTGAATCCCCGTTCTTGGATCATGATTATTACCAATGTTGGATTGGTCTGAGATCTCATTTCACAGTTTCTGAGACATCTCTTGGAAGCCTAGCCTTgaacaatataaaataaggaCTGAGGTGTGAAATGGTTGTTTGCCACACTAAATCCAACTCACTCACGATAAGTTCTGGATCACGAtgtacataaaaataaaagataaccAACACAAAATGTaatctataatttataatttatgtataTTGAATTTAACTGTGATTTTGTAACGTCCAGTTAAGAGGGAATAACAATTGAAGTAATAAcgaatatttttttcatatttatataaaagaaaaggtattataataaataatgaaattttcaaaagaaataatattatccaatatttaaaataaaattttacaattgaaaattccttaataattaaaatatttaaaattggacatttaataactaatcatgaaataaaatacaatgtGGATACTATGTCTATTTATTCTTCATCTATTAGCCTAATATAAAGAAATGGTCTCAATGCttgaaaacaacactttaaaatactaaattcCAATGAATAGTatacacaattttataacaaGATTCGGCGTGGTAACTAGAAAAATCGATCATGGCACCTgcattctttcaaaaatattcattaaaaatatatatgatataattaagatttttctataataactaattactttcaataattaataaaaattaatcaattaaattaacgatAATTCACAtctataataatcaaataaattcaatatacatatttattctGCAGAAACAATCAATTCAATTATGTCTCATCGTTATATAGAGATATACTACTTCCGCAAACACAAACAATAAAagtaatcatttttttaacaattatcttcataaaattatatttataatataatatttcatttgaatatataataacaatactcattcaagaaaatataataaaacactCATTCAAAGAATACGTGTTCAACcagtcataaaaaaaaaaaaaggtaattcAACAAAGAATAGTAAATAAATCAGTTCATGATCTATTATTGCAATTTataaaatcctaatttttttatagtttggTTTTCgaccaaatatatattataagaaaatactattcaaaatatctaactcttttttcatttcaaattctcaacaacaaaaaaatataccatGAAAGTTTAAAAGATGTGATTATTCACCCATTGAATCGCtctttgataaaataaaataaaaagttatgtatatattaattgttattaacCGCTATTGCAACCGCAAGTGTACTCTTGCTCCTCTTTATGTTGGCATAGTTCTCTCTATTGAGtttttaactcaattttttcttctttgtatctatttatatttaaaagataatttgattaggtattctatatattgttttgttTAACTCTTTAACACTAGATAATCTTTGATCAGTTGTTttgtttgatgatgatgatgatgatgatgatgatgatgatgatgatgatgatgatgatgatgatgatgatgatgatgatgatgatgatgatgatgatgatgatgatgatgatgatgatgatgatgatgatgatgatgatgatgatgatgatgatgatgatgatgatgatgatgatgatgatgatgatgatgatgatgatgatgatgatgatgatgatgatgatgatgatgatgatgatgatgatgatgatgatgatgatgatgatgatgatgatgatgatgatgatgatgatgatgatgatgatgatgatgatgatgatgatgatgatgatgatgatgatgatgatgatgatgatgatgatgatgatgatgatgatgatgatgatgatgatgatgatgatgatgatgatgatgatgatgatgatgatgatgatgatgatgatgatgatgatgatgatgatgatgatgatgatgatgatgatgatgatgatgatgatgatgatgatgatgatgatgatgatgatgatgatgatgatg contains:
- the LOC101499118 gene encoding homogentisate 1,2-dioxygenase — translated: MENPIAADDFNYLSGFGNHFSSEAIAGALPVGQNSPLICPFGLYAEQISGTSFTTPRTLNLFSWLYRIKPSVTHEPFKARVPSNGKILSEFNDSNSSANPTQLRWKPEDIPDSPTDFIDGLSTVCGSGSSFMRHGYAIHMYTANKSMDNCAFCNADGDFLIVPQQGRLLITTECGRLKVSPGDIAIIPQGFRFNVNLPDGPSRGYVAEIFGTHFQLPDLGPIGANGLAAPRDFLVPTAWFEDKSYPGYTIVQKFGGELFTAVQDFSPFNVVAWHGNYVPYKYDLSKFCPYNTALYDHSDPSINTVLTAPTDKPGVALLDFVIFPPRWLVAEHTFRPPYYHRNCMSEFMGLIHGNYEAKVDGFLPGGASLHNCMTPHGPDTKSYEATIARGDNVGPHKITDTLAFMFESSLIPRISRSALESPFLDHDYYQCWIGLRSHFTVSETSLGSLALNNIK